CAACCCAGGCCATTTTCATCACTTCCCATGTGAATCACCCCGAACTTCCATGAGCCGTCATCTCCCTGTTGCTTGACAAGATATCTTATTGCTCCGTCCAACACCGGCCCTTGGTAGTCGGCATCAATCAACGTGCTCGCCGCACAGGCCGTAGCCAGAACAGGGCTCTCCCCGCGCCACAAGATGGTATTATCTCGTTGTTTCATACCATGGCTCAGGACTTCACGCAGTAGGATCTTCACTGATGGCTTTAAATCCTCCACACCTCCTTCTTTATAAGCTCTGGCAACACACGCGTGAATCATCCAAGCATGCTGATAGTGGGTGGTAACGTCCCTAGGGTTCTGATGAGTGCCCTCCCTTATAACACGGTTGATCCACGCTACTGATGCTTTGACACCAGGCGTATGCAGATGTTTATACCTGCCCAGTGTTACTAACACATTCGCATTTACCACAAGGTCCACCTCGTTCGGGCAATCGGGACGCGTCTCCGGTGGCAGCCAGGTCAGAAACGTACCACTTCCCGACTGAAGAACGCTGGTTTTGGGGGCATAACGGTTTGTATTGGATTGATCAAGATAGCGACCAAATACGCAAAGCCGGACATCTTTTGCCGCTTTTCTGTCTCCACTCAGTTCGCTATGAAACAACAGGGCACTATAACATGACGAAGTGGTGTCTGAATCTGGCCAGATCCGGAAAGAACGGAAATATACCCTCGGTGCAACGGGCTCGAGATCACCAAACCACTTCATGTTTATAAAAGAAAACTGGTCCAGAAAATCTGAAACACCTTCCCACTTCCATGGTCGTTGATGATACATAGGCCAATATCCGTATGAATCAAATGCGGGAGTGTTTCTAGTATACCTAAAGTGTTGGAGGCTCTCAACAGCTGACGACCTGACTGTGTTTATTGCAGCCAGCCGTTCTTCACTTAAGGCTAACTTACCAGCATTCTCTTCTGACAACCTGCTAAGATAACAAATAATCATCGCTGTAGAAAATGCATTCGAATCCCGCGATTCCAGCGTCCCCAGAGAAAGGCGTTGCTCCCATTCACCAGCAAACATCCTCCCCCCACTACGTCTCGCTTTTTCTTTGGTGACCTGGTTACTCTCCAGATAATCAAAGGTCTTGTGAATGGCACCCACCACGGGAACCGGCGTTACCCCCCCCAATGGTTCCGTCTGTGGAGAACATCCCACCATGTGAATCACCAGTAGTGTGCCTAGTGCCCATATCCTGGTCATGACGATCGCTCGCCATCCTGACGTTAGCCCTACTGACTCACAAAATTCCATCCTCCCAATATTACAACCGATGACCTTATATCAGAAATATGGGAAGGGATCAAACCATCTCGAAGGCAAACAATTCGACTCTCCAGAGCGATTTTTGGGAAATGTGCTGATACGGGATGCTGTGGCTTTCTCTGTTGGAAAACACGGTAATCAGGTTGCGTGTATAGGGGGCGGGCACACTACTGTCCAAAACAAGTAATGGGAGGACTCCAATAGCTTTAGGACGTTGGATCTTTGCTACGCCTCGGCCGAAATCTTCATGCATGTTCCGGCTGGTTGCCCGTGTGGGCTGGCACGTCATAAATTTTGATTTTTTTTGCGAATCGGGGATTCGCGTTCTGATTCCGGGCAGCAACCGTCTTGTTTAAACCTCATGTTGATACCCCTCCCTGAGAAACATCTGGAACAGATCAGCCCCAAAATCCACCTGACCAAACCGCATTAACTGAAAAACAACTCAATGACACCACCATACAAACCAAAACCAACGAGCCGCGGCCCACGCAAGCAATCACTCCCTGTCACCCTGTTTGCAGTGCTTGGACTCACCGCCGCGGGTAACGCCGCAACTGTATCGGTCGGCTCCCTAGGTTCCCTGACCCCGGAACTCACCAGGGCAGCCTACGGTGAGATCGCCGCCACACAATTCGCCGACTCCGAGCAGGGCACCATCGACGGCGACAGCGTGCTCGACACCACCGCCGACATCACCATCGCCTGGGAAATGAGCCTGAAATCGCTTTCGCCCAACGATGCCCGTGACTACATCTTCACCGTTGGCAACGGCGGCAGCAGTGGCCTCAGCCTGTTCTGGAGAGACACCGATGACACCTTCTTTGTGCAGGCGGAATCCGGAAGCACGAAGCTCGGCGGCAACGGCAGCGGCGGCACGGCAGCTCTCAGCTACACGCCCACTTCAGTCAATGACCTGAACATTTCGCGTTCCTGGGTGGTTTCACTCGATACGGATGCCACGGC
The Akkermansiaceae bacterium DNA segment above includes these coding regions:
- a CDS encoding PEP-CTERM sorting domain-containing protein (PEP-CTERM proteins occur, often in large numbers, in the proteomes of bacteria that also encode an exosortase, a predicted intramembrane cysteine proteinase. The presence of a PEP-CTERM domain at a protein's C-terminus predicts cleavage within the sorting domain, followed by covalent anchoring to some some component of the (usually Gram-negative) cell surface. Many PEP-CTERM proteins exhibit an unusual sequence composition that includes large numbers of potential glycosylation sites. Expression of one such protein has been shown restore the ability of a bacterium to form floc, a type of biofilm.), producing MTPPYKPKPTSRGPRKQSLPVTLFAVLGLTAAGNAATVSVGSLGSLTPELTRAAYGEIAATQFADSEQGTIDGDSVLDTTADITIAWEMSLKSLSPNDARDYIFTVGNGGSSGLSLFWRDTDDTFFVQAESGSTKLGGNGSGGTAALSYTPTSVNDLNISRSWVVSLDTDATASTLNLFIDGNLIGSVTGGPITDWSPEVAGAFRQGAAGVTPLREDFGNAGAAGITGGGQIGSSELRFYEDTFVTVPEPSSSAMLMGGALLLITARRRSAASRGKNTATQ